Proteins encoded within one genomic window of Streptomyces sp. NBC_01314:
- a CDS encoding ferritin-like fold-containing protein produces MRCMTTSDKPDNATGSDTADTAEVTGIAAQDWARASADPQYRAAVVDLLGALAYGELAAFERLAEDAKLAPTLVDKAELAKMAAAEFHHFERLRDRLAEVGEESTRAMEPFVDALDGFHKQTAPSDWLEGLVKAYVGDSIASDFYREVAAHLDSDTRGLVLAVLDDTGHAGFAVEKVRAAIDEDPRVGGRLALWARRLMGEALSQSQRVVADRDALSTMLVGGVADGFDLAEVGRMFSRITEAHTKRMAALGLAA; encoded by the coding sequence GTGCGCTGCATGACCACGTCTGACAAGCCTGACAACGCAACCGGCAGCGACACCGCCGACACCGCCGAGGTCACCGGGATCGCCGCCCAGGACTGGGCCCGGGCCTCCGCCGACCCGCAGTACCGCGCCGCGGTGGTGGATCTGCTGGGCGCGCTGGCGTACGGGGAGCTGGCGGCGTTCGAACGGCTCGCGGAGGACGCGAAGCTGGCGCCGACCCTCGTCGACAAGGCGGAGCTGGCGAAGATGGCGGCGGCCGAGTTCCACCACTTCGAGAGGCTCCGGGACCGGCTCGCCGAGGTCGGCGAGGAGTCGACGCGGGCCATGGAGCCCTTCGTCGACGCGCTCGACGGCTTCCACAAGCAGACCGCGCCCTCGGACTGGCTGGAGGGGCTCGTCAAGGCGTACGTCGGCGACTCGATCGCCAGTGACTTCTACCGGGAGGTCGCGGCGCACCTCGACTCGGACACGCGCGGGCTGGTGCTGGCCGTGCTCGACGACACGGGACACGCCGGGTTCGCCGTGGAGAAGGTGCGGGCCGCGATCGACGAGGACCCGCGGGTCGGTGGCCGACTGGCGCTGTGGGCACGGCGGTTGATGGGGGAGGCGCTGTCGCAGTCGCAGCGGGTGGTGGCCGACCGGGACGCCTTGTCCACGATGCTCGTGGGGGGTGTCGCCGACGGGTTCGATCTGGCCGAGGTGGGGCGGATGTTCTCGCGGATCACCGAGGCCCACACCAAGCGGATGGCCGCGCTTGGCCTCGCGGCCTGA
- a CDS encoding DEAD/DEAH box helicase encodes MTLPVALTGTDIIGQAKTGTGKTLGFGLPLLERVVVPADVEAGRAKPEDLVDGPQALVVVPTRELCTQVTNDLLTAGKVRNVRVLAIYGGRAYEPQVEALKKGIDVVIGTPGRLLDLAGQKKLNLKHVKCLVLDEADEMLDLGFLPDVEKIINMLPARRQTMLFSATMPGAVIGLARRYMSQPTHIRATSPDDEGATVANTSQHIYRAHNMDKPELVSRILQADGRGLVMVFCRTKRTAADLADQLKQRGFASGAVHGDLGQGAREQALRAFRNGKVDVLVCTDVAARGIDVEGVTHVINYQSPEDEKTYLHRIGRTGRAGAKGIAITLVDWDDIPRWQLINKALDLGFSDPPETYSTSPHLFEELSIPAGTKGVLPRSERTRAGLEAEELEDLGEPGGRGPRGRGGRSAGPSTAERERERERPARTPRSRRRTRGGSHADGASPEAAAVTKPSEAAQTPGTGSAESESRTPRRRRRTRSGPGAGAGVNPGAEIAVETVESTSAERAEAVVETVAGAPAESVEEAAKPRRRRTRKAVEAPEAPSAEVALDTAEGVSAAEPVAETPATPRRRTRKVAAPVEAVVEETAAEEAPATPRRRTRKTAATVVETTDSAAEAAVDTVEETKPRRRTRKSVAEAAESAVETVAEAAASTPRRRTRKAVAPSAEVALDTAEGVSAAEPVAETPATPRRRTRKVAAPVEAVVEETAAEEAPATPRRRTRKTAATVVETTDSAAEATVDTVEETKPRRRIRKAVATAEGAVPAQPTEEQATKPRRTRKAAATAVAEEAAAPPAPRRRARKAAAAVEAAES; translated from the coding sequence ATGACTCTCCCGGTCGCCCTCACCGGCACCGACATCATCGGCCAGGCCAAGACCGGCACCGGCAAGACGCTGGGCTTCGGCCTCCCTCTCCTCGAGCGCGTGGTCGTTCCCGCCGACGTCGAGGCCGGCCGCGCCAAGCCCGAGGACCTCGTCGACGGCCCGCAGGCGCTCGTCGTCGTCCCCACGCGCGAGCTGTGCACCCAGGTCACCAACGACCTGCTGACCGCCGGCAAGGTGCGCAACGTGCGCGTCCTCGCGATCTACGGCGGCCGCGCCTACGAGCCCCAGGTCGAGGCCCTCAAGAAGGGCATCGACGTCGTCATCGGCACCCCCGGACGGCTCCTCGACCTCGCGGGCCAGAAGAAGCTGAACCTGAAGCACGTGAAGTGCCTGGTCCTCGACGAGGCCGACGAGATGCTCGACCTGGGCTTCCTGCCCGACGTCGAGAAGATCATCAACATGCTTCCGGCGCGCCGCCAGACGATGCTGTTCTCGGCGACCATGCCGGGCGCGGTCATCGGTCTGGCCCGCCGTTACATGTCCCAGCCGACGCACATCCGCGCCACCTCCCCGGACGACGAGGGCGCGACGGTCGCGAACACCTCGCAGCACATCTACCGCGCGCACAACATGGACAAGCCCGAGCTTGTCTCGCGCATACTGCAGGCCGACGGCCGGGGACTGGTCATGGTCTTCTGCCGTACGAAGCGCACGGCGGCCGACCTCGCCGACCAGCTCAAGCAGCGGGGCTTCGCCTCCGGCGCGGTCCACGGCGACCTCGGCCAGGGCGCCCGCGAGCAGGCCCTGCGCGCCTTCCGCAACGGCAAGGTGGACGTCCTCGTCTGCACCGACGTCGCCGCCCGCGGGATCGACGTCGAGGGTGTCACCCACGTCATCAACTACCAGTCCCCCGAGGACGAGAAGACGTACCTGCACCGCATCGGCCGTACCGGCCGCGCGGGTGCCAAGGGCATCGCGATCACCCTCGTCGACTGGGACGACATCCCGCGCTGGCAGCTCATCAACAAGGCGCTGGACCTCGGGTTCAGCGACCCGCCGGAGACGTACTCCACCTCCCCGCACCTCTTCGAGGAGCTCAGCATCCCGGCGGGCACGAAGGGTGTCCTGCCGCGCTCCGAGCGCACCCGGGCCGGGCTGGAGGCCGAGGAGCTGGAAGACCTCGGCGAGCCGGGCGGGCGTGGTCCGCGCGGTCGTGGCGGCCGATCCGCCGGCCCGTCGACCGCCGAGCGCGAACGCGAGCGCGAGCGTCCGGCGCGTACGCCACGTAGTCGCCGCCGTACGCGCGGTGGTTCCCACGCCGACGGGGCGTCCCCGGAGGCCGCCGCGGTCACGAAGCCCTCTGAGGCCGCGCAGACCCCGGGTACCGGCTCCGCCGAGTCCGAGTCGCGTACGCCTCGCCGTCGCCGCCGTACCCGCTCCGGCCCCGGAGCCGGAGCCGGAGTGAATCCCGGCGCCGAGATCGCGGTCGAGACGGTCGAGAGCACGTCGGCCGAGCGGGCCGAGGCCGTCGTCGAGACCGTCGCGGGCGCACCTGCCGAGTCGGTCGAGGAGGCAGCCAAGCCGCGTCGCCGCCGCACCCGCAAGGCGGTGGAGGCCCCCGAGGCGCCCTCCGCCGAGGTCGCGCTCGACACGGCCGAGGGTGTGTCCGCCGCCGAGCCGGTGGCCGAAACCCCGGCCACACCGCGTCGCCGCACCCGCAAGGTCGCCGCGCCGGTCGAAGCCGTGGTCGAGGAGACCGCCGCCGAGGAGGCCCCGGCCACGCCCCGACGCCGTACGCGCAAGACCGCCGCGACCGTCGTCGAGACGACCGACAGCGCCGCCGAGGCCGCCGTCGACACCGTCGAGGAGACGAAGCCGCGCCGCCGCACCCGCAAGAGCGTGGCGGAAGCCGCCGAGAGCGCGGTGGAGACTGTCGCCGAGGCGGCCGCGTCCACGCCTCGCCGCCGGACCCGCAAGGCCGTGGCGCCCTCCGCCGAGGTCGCGCTCGACACGGCCGAGGGTGTGTCCGCCGCCGAGCCGGTGGCCGAAACCCCGGCCACACCGCGTCGCCGCACCCGCAAGGTCGCCGCGCCGGTCGAAGCCGTGGTCGAGGAGACCGCCGCCGAGGAGGCCCCGGCCACGCCCCGACGCCGTACGCGCAAGACCGCCGCGACCGTCGTCGAGACGACCGACAGCGCCGCCGAGGCCACCGTCGACACCGTCGAGGAGACGAAGCCGCGCCGCCGCATCCGCAAGGCGGTGGCTACGGCCGAGGGCGCGGTTCCGGCCCAGCCGACGGAGGAGCAGGCCACGAAGCCGCGTCGTACGCGTAAGGCTGCGGCTACGGCCGTCGCCGAGGAGGCGGCTGCGCCTCCGGCTCCGCGTCGCCGTGCCCGGAAGGCCGCGGCTGCCGTGGAGGCCGCGGAGAGCTGA
- a CDS encoding alpha/beta fold hydrolase: MSRPPTFTPPTGARAHLLRTPRGEFAVIEAGTAVKGTVLLVPGFTGSKEDFIALHEPLAEAGYRSVAVDGRGQHESPGAEDDEAPYAQAELAKDLLAQAAAVRDGTPLHLVGHSLGGQISRAALLVDASPFASLTLMASGPARISAGQQQRVKLLRDALAVMDMEQVWDAIQAMEAPEPEETETGALDEGLDDRADLRRRWLATSPAQLIATGRQLCEEPDRVAELAAVELPKHVLSGERDDTWPIPLLDDMAVRLHAHRTVIRDAEHSPNTDQPKATADALTGFWDRITTG; this comes from the coding sequence ATGAGCCGTCCCCCGACCTTCACCCCGCCCACCGGTGCCAGGGCCCACCTTCTGCGTACCCCTCGTGGGGAGTTCGCCGTGATCGAGGCGGGGACGGCGGTGAAGGGGACCGTGTTGCTCGTGCCGGGGTTCACCGGGAGCAAAGAGGACTTCATCGCGCTGCATGAGCCGTTGGCGGAGGCCGGGTACCGTTCGGTGGCGGTGGACGGACGCGGGCAGCACGAGAGCCCGGGGGCCGAGGACGACGAAGCGCCGTACGCGCAGGCGGAGTTGGCGAAGGATCTGCTCGCCCAGGCGGCAGCCGTGCGCGACGGCACCCCCCTGCACCTCGTCGGCCACTCCCTGGGTGGCCAGATCTCCCGCGCCGCCCTGCTGGTGGACGCCTCTCCCTTCGCCTCGCTCACCCTCATGGCCTCGGGCCCCGCCCGGATCTCGGCCGGCCAGCAGCAGCGTGTGAAGCTGTTGCGGGACGCCCTGGCCGTGATGGACATGGAGCAGGTGTGGGACGCCATCCAGGCGATGGAGGCGCCGGAACCGGAGGAGACCGAGACCGGCGCCCTCGACGAGGGGTTGGACGACCGCGCCGACCTGCGCCGCCGCTGGCTCGCCACCAGCCCCGCCCAGCTCATCGCCACGGGCCGCCAGCTCTGCGAGGAACCCGACCGCGTCGCCGAACTCGCCGCCGTGGAACTGCCCAAGCACGTCCTGTCCGGCGAACGCGACGACACCTGGCCGATCCCGCTCCTCGACGACATGGCCGTACGTCTGCACGCCCACCGCACCGTCATCCGTGACGCCGAGCACTCCCCGAACACCGATCAGCCGAAAGCGACGGCGGACGCCCTCACCGGCTTCTGGGACCGGATCACCACCGGCTGA
- a CDS encoding NYN domain-containing protein: MEAMNDDLTALGAGIDRTNELLHRMLAEVAKTPSTHAIFVDAGYLYAAVGRLVAGTEDRRSFDLEAEGLIDALIDKARTIFADSRLLRVYWYDGARRRIHTAEQQSIAELPDVKVRLGNLNANNQQKGVDSLIRTDLESLARHRAISDAALIGGDEDLVSAVEAAQGYGARVHLWGIEAPEGRNQADPLLWEVDSQRTFDLDFFKPYVSRRAAATYETPTGPRPPREDVRFVGAQIAAKWLASRGREPLQELLHSHPYLPGSVDQDLLVEAEGLLQYSLRGQADLRRALRDGFWEHLRAQY, translated from the coding sequence ATGGAAGCGATGAACGACGACCTCACGGCGCTCGGCGCCGGCATCGACCGTACGAACGAGCTGTTGCACCGCATGCTCGCCGAGGTGGCGAAGACGCCCTCGACACACGCGATCTTCGTCGATGCCGGGTATCTCTACGCGGCCGTGGGACGGCTCGTCGCGGGGACGGAGGACCGGCGGTCCTTCGACCTCGAGGCGGAGGGGCTCATCGACGCGCTGATCGACAAGGCACGCACGATCTTCGCGGACAGCCGGCTGCTGCGGGTCTACTGGTACGACGGGGCACGCCGCCGCATCCATACGGCCGAACAGCAGTCGATCGCCGAACTGCCGGACGTGAAGGTGCGACTCGGCAACCTCAACGCCAACAACCAGCAGAAGGGCGTCGACTCCCTCATCCGCACCGACCTGGAGTCCCTGGCCAGACACCGCGCGATCAGCGACGCGGCCCTCATCGGCGGCGACGAGGACCTGGTGTCGGCGGTCGAGGCCGCGCAGGGATACGGGGCGCGGGTCCATCTGTGGGGCATCGAGGCTCCCGAGGGCCGCAACCAGGCCGATCCGCTGCTCTGGGAGGTCGACAGCCAGCGCACCTTCGACCTCGACTTCTTCAAGCCGTACGTGTCGCGGCGGGCCGCCGCCACCTACGAGACCCCCACCGGCCCTCGCCCTCCCCGTGAGGACGTCCGCTTCGTCGGCGCCCAGATCGCCGCGAAGTGGCTCGCCTCCCGCGGCCGGGAGCCCCTGCAGGAGCTTCTCCACAGCCACCCGTACCTCCCCGGCTCCGTCGACCAGGACCTGCTCGTCGAGGCGGAGGGACTGCTCCAGTACTCGCTGCGGGGGCAGGCCGACCTGAGGCGGGCCCTTCGGGACGGCTTCTGGGAGCACCTGCGGGCCCAGTACTAG
- a CDS encoding MarC family protein: MFDLAVFGSLFLTLFVIMDPPGITPIFLGLTAGRPARTQKRMAFQAVCVAGGVITVFGLLGHQILDYLHVSVPALMIAGGLLLLLIALDLLTGKSDEPTQTKDVNVALVPLGMPLLAGPGAIVSVILAVQKADGVAGQVSVWAAILAIHVVLWLTMRYSLLIIRLIKDGGVVLVTRLAGMMLSAIAVQQIINGVTQVVQAS, encoded by the coding sequence GTGTTCGATCTTGCCGTTTTCGGTTCGCTCTTCCTCACCCTCTTCGTGATCATGGATCCCCCGGGAATCACCCCGATCTTCCTCGGACTGACCGCCGGGCGGCCCGCCCGGACGCAGAAGCGGATGGCGTTCCAGGCCGTCTGCGTGGCCGGTGGCGTGATCACGGTCTTCGGGCTGCTCGGGCACCAGATACTGGACTATCTGCATGTGTCCGTACCCGCGCTGATGATCGCGGGTGGGCTGCTTCTTCTGCTGATCGCGCTCGATCTGCTGACCGGCAAGTCGGACGAACCGACGCAGACGAAGGACGTGAACGTCGCGCTCGTCCCGCTGGGGATGCCCCTGCTGGCCGGACCCGGTGCGATCGTGTCGGTGATCCTCGCGGTCCAGAAGGCGGACGGCGTGGCCGGCCAGGTGTCCGTGTGGGCCGCCATCCTGGCGATCCATGTCGTGCTGTGGCTGACGATGCGGTACTCGCTGCTGATCATCCGGCTCATCAAGGACGGCGGGGTGGTGCTGGTGACCCGGCTCGCGGGCATGATGCTCTCCGCGATCGCCGTCCAGCAGATCATCAACGGCGTCACCCAGGTCGTACAAGCCTCCTAG